One Candidatus Bathyarchaeia archaeon DNA segment encodes these proteins:
- a CDS encoding twin-arginine translocase subunit TatC: MSGKSRNHEKKMTFLEHTVELLSRLRIIVLSVVLLGFLVAFWPTDVVKTFSASLEYTPIVALLMNKMKRDLLPKGAMLIAGSIMDTAHIYLTMSMLVGVILSSPIIAYELYKFFNPALLPSERKWASRFVASFIGLMIFGASLSYKVILPITFRILMWFVRSAGAEPIFHVSDFVNIIVTLMIGVGLIYSSPIFVVLLVERGVLTSSQISKNRRIVYLVFIIMAAVLTPDPTILSDIILFAPFAIIYEAVIYASKRVEKRKALQ, encoded by the coding sequence ATGTCAGGCAAGTCTAGAAATCATGAAAAGAAGATGACGTTCCTTGAACATACCGTCGAGCTACTAAGCAGGCTTAGGATAATCGTCCTCTCCGTAGTCCTCTTAGGGTTCTTAGTGGCCTTTTGGCCCACAGACGTCGTTAAGACGTTCAGCGCCTCCTTAGAGTATACGCCTATTGTAGCCTTACTCATGAATAAGATGAAGCGGGACTTGCTGCCTAAAGGCGCCATGCTCATCGCAGGCAGCATCATGGATACAGCTCACATCTACCTCACGATGTCCATGCTCGTCGGCGTGATCTTAAGCTCCCCGATCATAGCCTACGAGCTTTACAAGTTCTTTAACCCAGCGCTCTTGCCCTCTGAGCGGAAGTGGGCTTCAAGGTTCGTCGCCTCGTTTATAGGGTTAATGATCTTCGGAGCCTCTTTATCCTATAAGGTAATCCTCCCCATCACGTTCAGGATATTAATGTGGTTTGTGAGAAGCGCCGGGGCAGAGCCAATATTTCACGTCTCAGACTTCGTCAACATCATTGTAACCCTCATGATCGGGGTTGGTTTAATCTACTCTTCACCCATATTCGTGGTTTTGCTGGTTGAGAGGGGCGTGTTAACTTCGTCTCAGATCTCGAAAAACCGGCGCATCGTGTACCTTGTTTTCATCATCATGGCCGCCGTTTTAACACCTGACCCAACGATTCTAAGCGACATAATCCTTTTCGCCCCGTTCGCCATCATCTATGAGGCCGTAATATACGCGTCAAAGCGGGTTGAGAAGCGTAAAGCCCTCCAGTAA
- a CDS encoding metallophosphoesterase family protein, translated as MSLKTLLEKVEAVDAAQLRELITYSTSQAEEEKKQGFLGDGERVGGLVKLPPRGRILIVGDIHGDLRSLKHIILNSGLRHMGEDEESKPFTTIFLGDYVDRGEQSIETLYIALSLKRIHPSRVVLLRGNHEGPRDIPVFPHELPYLYRLRFKDEGEALYDETVNLFQKLPHAVLVEGRLLMVHGGVPHGVKSLEDLAYADENHPETRFLEEILWSDPVEGFTGVHPSPRGAGMLFGPDVSWKAAEILGVDAIIRGHEPCDGGFKINHQGKVLTLFSRLGPPYYNRSASYLEVEVRAKGFNAYRLSHLATCFSIEDLEAS; from the coding sequence TTGAGCTTAAAAACCCTGTTGGAGAAGGTGGAGGCCGTTGACGCCGCCCAACTCCGTGAATTAATAACCTATTCAACAAGTCAAGCTGAAGAAGAGAAAAAACAAGGGTTTTTAGGAGATGGTGAAAGAGTAGGGGGCCTAGTTAAACTTCCACCTCGAGGGAGAATTCTGATCGTAGGAGACATACATGGAGACCTAAGAAGCCTAAAACATATCATTCTAAATTCCGGTCTCAGACATATGGGTGAAGATGAGGAGTCAAAGCCTTTCACGACGATTTTTCTAGGAGACTACGTCGACAGGGGTGAACAATCAATCGAAACCCTCTACATAGCCTTAAGCTTAAAGAGGATTCATCCGAGTCGAGTGGTGTTGTTGAGGGGAAACCATGAAGGCCCCCGGGACATCCCAGTTTTCCCCCATGAACTACCCTACCTTTATAGGTTGAGGTTCAAGGATGAGGGTGAAGCCCTATACGATGAAACCGTTAACCTCTTTCAAAAGCTCCCCCACGCCGTTTTGGTTGAGGGGAGGCTTCTTATGGTTCACGGAGGCGTCCCCCATGGGGTGAAGAGTCTAGAAGACTTGGCCTACGCGGATGAAAACCACCCTGAAACCAGATTCTTGGAGGAAATCCTGTGGAGCGACCCAGTGGAGGGCTTCACAGGCGTCCATCCATCGCCCAGGGGGGCGGGCATGCTCTTCGGCCCGGATGTTTCATGGAAAGCGGCGGAGATCCTTGGAGTTGACGCGATCATCAGGGGGCATGAGCCATGCGACGGTGGGTTCAAGATTAACCATCAAGGCAAGGTGTTAACGCTTTTCTCACGGCTGGGACCACCGTATTACAACCGTTCAGCCTCCTACTTGGAGGTTGAAGTCCGCGCGAAGGGTTTTAACGCGTATCGCCTCTCACATTTAGCAACCTGTTTCTCAATTGAAGACCTAGAGGCGTCCTAA
- a CDS encoding 50S ribosomal protein L18, with protein sequence MARGSRYNMPYRRRREGKTDYKARRQLVLSGQPRFVVRPTVKNITVQLVEANPKGDRVITSAHSKELQKRFGWKGGCGNLPAAYLTGLLAGLRAVQKNVKTAVLDIGLRRSVKGARVYAALKGGVDAGLQIPYDESVLPSRERIEGAHIVGYAKHLSAEPEKYRRFFSKYLANGLKPEDFTAHFMEVKAQVTGKPGSPPP encoded by the coding sequence ATGGCTAGGGGATCCAGATACAACATGCCGTATCGGAGGAGGAGGGAGGGGAAGACCGACTACAAAGCCCGAAGGCAGCTTGTCTTATCTGGGCAACCGAGGTTTGTGGTTAGGCCAACCGTTAAAAACATCACGGTTCAGCTTGTCGAAGCCAACCCTAAAGGGGACAGGGTGATCACGTCAGCTCACTCAAAGGAGTTGCAGAAAAGATTCGGTTGGAAAGGTGGATGCGGAAACCTTCCAGCCGCGTATCTCACAGGCCTGCTGGCGGGTTTAAGGGCCGTTCAGAAAAACGTGAAGACAGCCGTGCTGGACATAGGTTTAAGGAGATCCGTTAAAGGGGCTAGGGTGTACGCGGCCTTGAAGGGTGGGGTTGACGCGGGTCTACAAATACCGTACGATGAAAGCGTCCTACCCAGCCGAGAAAGGATAGAGGGGGCGCATATAGTTGGATACGCTAAGCATCTTTCAGCTGAACCTGAAAAGTACAGGAGGTTCTTCTCTAAGTATTTGGCGAACGGCTTAAAACCGGAGGACTTTACCGCGCACTTCATGGAGGTTAAGGCTCAGGTCACCGGCAAACCCGGCAGCCCACCTCCTTAA
- a CDS encoding 30S ribosomal protein S8 yields the protein MTSMDPLSNALSTINNNETRHKRECVIWPASKLVGQVLRVMQKNGYIGEFEYVDDGRAGKFKVQLLGRINKCGAVKPRFSVKLKDMEQWEKRYLPASNIGLLILTTPRGVISHREAKETRLAGQLLAYVY from the coding sequence GTGACCTCGATGGACCCATTATCCAACGCCCTGTCAACCATAAACAACAATGAAACTCGCCATAAAAGGGAGTGCGTAATCTGGCCTGCGTCAAAGCTTGTGGGCCAGGTCCTCAGGGTGATGCAGAAGAACGGATATATCGGAGAATTCGAGTACGTGGACGACGGGAGAGCAGGCAAGTTTAAGGTCCAGCTTCTAGGCAGAATAAATAAGTGCGGAGCGGTTAAACCCAGGTTCTCTGTTAAGCTCAAAGACATGGAGCAATGGGAGAAAAGATATCTTCCAGCCAGCAACATAGGCTTACTCATCCTTACCACTCCTCGCGGAGTAATCTCCCACCGGGAAGCGAAGGAAACCCGGTTAGCGGGGCAACTTCTAGCCTACGTGTACTGA
- a CDS encoding 30S ribosomal protein S4e encodes MGGKGGARHLKRLMAPRSWPIHVKEKKWAVKPKPGPHPAPRSIPLTIVLRDLLGYAKNAREARIILSQGKVKVDGVVRRSGKYPVGLMDILEIQDINAKYRALPLKKGLGLIQINEEESQLKPCRIEGKTVVKGGHIQLTLHDGRNVIVKVSDPKAPREDVYKPRDTLILSLPDQRILKHVKFQENAYALITSGRNAGRHGRITGFTPGTATRRAVVSIQDQNGETIQTVADYVFILGDEKPEVKLAAG; translated from the coding sequence ATGGGAGGAAAAGGCGGGGCGAGACATTTAAAGAGGCTGATGGCGCCTAGAAGCTGGCCCATCCACGTTAAGGAGAAGAAGTGGGCTGTTAAGCCTAAACCAGGCCCCCATCCAGCCCCTCGAAGCATACCCTTAACCATAGTTTTAAGGGACCTACTAGGCTACGCGAAAAACGCCAGGGAGGCTAGGATCATCCTTTCCCAGGGGAAGGTGAAGGTTGACGGTGTGGTTCGCAGGAGTGGAAAATACCCGGTTGGGTTAATGGACATCTTGGAAATACAGGACATCAACGCCAAGTACAGGGCGCTGCCATTAAAGAAGGGCCTTGGCCTGATTCAAATCAACGAGGAGGAGTCGCAGCTTAAACCATGCCGGATCGAAGGTAAAACGGTTGTTAAAGGCGGCCATATACAGCTCACCCTACACGACGGCCGAAACGTAATCGTGAAGGTCAGCGACCCCAAGGCTCCTAGGGAAGACGTTTACAAGCCTAGAGACACCTTAATCCTCAGCCTGCCTGACCAAAGGATCCTAAAACACGTGAAGTTTCAGGAAAACGCGTACGCCCTAATCACCTCCGGTAGAAACGCTGGAAGACATGGGAGAATAACCGGATTCACTCCTGGAACAGCCACGAGGAGAGCTGTGGTCTCCATTCAAGATCAAAACGGGGAGACGATTCAAACAGTAGCGGACTACGTGTTCATCCTAGGCGATGAGAAGCCTGAGGTGAAGCTGGCCGCGGGCTGA
- the rplX gene encoding 50S ribosomal protein L24 has protein sequence MVKTSSSKPSKQRKAMYESPQHSRKSLFSAHLSEDLRAKHFTRSFPVRIGDTVKIMRGDFAGIEGKVSGVDRGKMKLYIDGVTREKTSGETVKIPVHPSNVMITGLNLDDKWRRQSLERRKAKEEE, from the coding sequence ATGGTGAAAACCTCCTCCTCTAAGCCTTCAAAGCAGAGGAAGGCCATGTACGAATCCCCCCAGCACTCGCGGAAATCCCTGTTTTCAGCCCATCTGTCCGAGGATTTAAGGGCGAAGCACTTCACGAGGTCTTTCCCCGTCAGGATAGGGGACACCGTGAAGATCATGAGAGGAGACTTCGCCGGGATAGAGGGAAAGGTTTCAGGGGTGGATAGAGGGAAGATGAAGCTGTACATAGACGGAGTTACCAGGGAGAAAACCTCCGGGGAAACCGTTAAAATCCCTGTGCATCCTTCAAACGTCATGATCACAGGCCTCAACCTGGACGATAAGTGGAGACGTCAATCCCTGGAGAGGAGAAAAGCTAAAGAAGAGGAATAA
- a CDS encoding 50S ribosomal protein L23 — protein MERGQALKVILYPLISESSVRLVEAENKITFIVDSRVNKGEVKKAVETLYEVEVEKVNICVTPTGRKKAYVKLKPEYKAADLAVKLGVL, from the coding sequence ATGGAGAGAGGCCAAGCCCTAAAGGTTATCTTATACCCCCTAATCTCTGAAAGCTCCGTCAGGCTTGTTGAAGCTGAAAATAAGATCACCTTCATCGTGGATTCAAGGGTTAACAAAGGAGAGGTGAAGAAGGCCGTCGAAACACTGTACGAGGTTGAGGTGGAGAAGGTGAACATATGCGTCACGCCAACAGGTAGGAAAAAAGCGTATGTGAAGTTGAAGCCCGAGTACAAGGCTGCTGACCTAGCCGTTAAACTCGGCGTCCTCTAG
- the rpl4p gene encoding 50S ribosomal protein L4: MEANVYDLEGNPTGKIRLPEVFKAFVRADLIKRAVLAAQSHRIQPKGRDRMAGKRTSAESYGVGYGLSRVPRVKGERYARAGSAAFAPGTVKGRLAHPPTPEKKVRKNMNKKEKVRALMAAVAATASKEAVLSRGHIVDEKTELPLIVTDQIEELNSTKEVCRVLANLGLWPDVERVRDSVKVRAGKGKMRGRRKKHGVGPLIVVKDGGAVLKAARNLPGVDVVKIDRLNVEALAPGTHPGRLTVWSESALKRLEEKLTGA, from the coding sequence ATGGAGGCTAACGTTTACGACCTTGAGGGAAACCCCACGGGAAAAATACGTTTACCCGAAGTATTCAAGGCCTTCGTCAGAGCAGACCTCATCAAAAGGGCTGTGTTAGCCGCCCAATCCCATCGGATTCAGCCGAAGGGAAGAGACAGGATGGCGGGTAAGAGAACATCCGCCGAGTCCTACGGGGTCGGATACGGGTTGTCCCGCGTTCCAAGGGTGAAGGGCGAAAGATACGCTAGGGCGGGGTCCGCCGCCTTCGCCCCTGGAACCGTGAAGGGAAGACTGGCTCACCCGCCTACGCCTGAGAAGAAGGTTCGTAAAAACATGAACAAGAAAGAGAAGGTAAGGGCGTTAATGGCGGCGGTGGCGGCCACAGCCTCCAAGGAGGCCGTGTTAAGCCGAGGACACATAGTAGACGAGAAAACCGAGCTGCCCCTCATCGTAACTGATCAAATCGAGGAGTTAAACTCCACTAAAGAGGTCTGCCGAGTACTAGCGAATTTAGGCCTCTGGCCCGATGTGGAAAGGGTAAGGGACTCCGTGAAGGTTAGAGCTGGAAAAGGCAAGATGAGGGGGAGAAGGAAAAAGCATGGCGTAGGCCCACTCATAGTAGTGAAGGATGGAGGAGCCGTCTTGAAGGCCGCGAGAAACCTGCCAGGCGTGGACGTTGTTAAAATAGACAGATTAAACGTTGAGGCTCTGGCTCCCGGAACCCATCCCGGCAGGCTGACGGTATGGTCTGAGTCAGCTTTGAAAAGACTAGAGGAGAAGCTCACAGGTGCATGA
- a CDS encoding 50S ribosomal protein L3 has protein sequence MGRKKWSSPRRGSLAYSPRARAKRWIARVKHWPEVSGDPRPLAMAGYKAGMTHVVAVDEKKGSSTYGKEIVVPATVIEIPPMIVCAVRGYTASYKGLTVAGEAWMNSPPKDLSRVFTLPEKFDPEPGLKKLEDKIGELKEVRLILATQPRVAAKGKKKPELLEVKVGGGDVKGQLEYAKGMLGKEVKASSVFQEGQFIDVLAVTGGKGFQGPVKRFGVARLHHKARKKVRGVGSLGPWHPHYVMRTVPRAGQMGFHRRTEYNKQILKVGGNGVEVTPKGGFLRFGQVRSEYIMVKGSVPGPTKRLITLRYAVRAPEPISPRYKIEAVSLDSKQGA, from the coding sequence ATGGGTAGAAAGAAGTGGAGCTCACCTAGAAGGGGTTCGCTGGCGTACTCCCCTAGGGCGAGGGCTAAACGCTGGATCGCCAGGGTTAAGCATTGGCCTGAAGTAAGCGGCGACCCTAGACCGCTGGCGATGGCGGGTTATAAAGCCGGCATGACACATGTGGTGGCGGTTGACGAGAAAAAGGGCTCCTCAACATATGGCAAGGAGATCGTTGTTCCAGCCACGGTGATTGAAATACCACCAATGATCGTATGCGCCGTTAGGGGCTATACGGCGTCCTATAAGGGCCTAACAGTGGCGGGGGAGGCGTGGATGAACAGTCCGCCCAAGGACCTGTCTAGGGTTTTCACCTTACCTGAAAAATTCGACCCAGAGCCTGGGCTTAAGAAGCTGGAGGATAAGATTGGGGAGCTGAAAGAGGTTAGGCTTATCCTGGCCACTCAACCAAGGGTCGCGGCTAAGGGTAAAAAGAAGCCTGAGCTCTTGGAGGTGAAGGTTGGCGGAGGTGACGTGAAGGGTCAGCTTGAATACGCGAAGGGAATGTTGGGGAAGGAGGTTAAGGCTTCAAGCGTGTTTCAAGAGGGACAGTTTATCGACGTCCTAGCGGTGACCGGGGGGAAAGGCTTCCAAGGACCGGTTAAACGCTTCGGAGTCGCCAGACTTCACCATAAGGCTAGGAAGAAGGTAAGGGGTGTCGGCAGCCTCGGCCCATGGCACCCCCACTACGTTATGAGAACAGTTCCAAGGGCTGGGCAAATGGGCTTCCACCGTAGAACAGAATATAACAAGCAGATCCTCAAAGTAGGGGGGAACGGAGTAGAGGTTACCCCAAAGGGGGGATTTCTACGTTTCGGACAGGTTAGATCAGAGTACATCATGGTCAAGGGAAGCGTTCCAGGACCCACAAAGAGGCTGATCACCCTTAGATACGCGGTTAGGGCTCCTGAGCCTATCTCGCCGAGATATAAAATCGAGGCCGTAAGCCTGGATTCAAAGCAGGGGGCTTAG
- a CDS encoding 30S ribosomal protein S19e, whose amino-acid sequence MPTAFEVSPEALIKRLASYLKENVEEVAPPSWAMFAKTSSAKEHPPQDPDWWYTRCASLLRKLYVHGPVGVSRLRKEYGARKRRGRRPEHTAKGGGSSIREPLQQLEKAGLVEKANKAGRRITAEGQRLLDRLSSELLAEKTVKSAARVS is encoded by the coding sequence ATGCCCACAGCCTTTGAAGTATCTCCGGAGGCCTTGATTAAAAGGCTGGCCTCTTACTTAAAGGAGAATGTGGAGGAGGTTGCTCCACCGAGCTGGGCGATGTTCGCCAAAACAAGCTCGGCTAAGGAGCACCCGCCCCAAGACCCCGATTGGTGGTATACGCGATGTGCCTCCCTGCTGAGGAAGCTGTATGTTCACGGCCCGGTGGGCGTGTCCAGGCTGAGGAAGGAGTACGGTGCTAGGAAGAGGCGGGGGAGGAGGCCCGAGCATACGGCTAAGGGTGGGGGATCATCCATCAGGGAGCCGTTACAACAGCTTGAGAAAGCCGGGTTAGTGGAAAAGGCGAATAAGGCGGGGAGGAGGATCACCGCTGAGGGGCAGCGGCTTCTTGACCGGTTATCATCTGAGTTGCTCGCTGAGAAAACTGTGAAGTCCGCGGCTAGGGTGTCTTAG
- a CDS encoding type II toxin-antitoxin system VapC family toxin has translation MERATKGVVIDASVAAKWFIPEEDSDKASRILQEYVKGKIEVYSTDLLIYEVVNAMRYRPDISDEALSSNVENLFKLQLNLIPPTLDVISEAALKARELDLSTYDACYMVVAEALAANLITADEKLYEKCKENKLTFLLKDLDEKWRIA, from the coding sequence TTGGAGAGAGCGACCAAAGGCGTAGTGATAGATGCCTCAGTGGCGGCCAAATGGTTCATCCCGGAGGAAGACAGCGACAAAGCCTCAAGAATTCTACAAGAATACGTCAAGGGAAAAATAGAGGTTTATTCAACTGACCTATTAATTTACGAAGTAGTTAACGCTATGCGATACAGGCCAGACATAAGCGATGAAGCTTTATCATCTAATGTGGAAAATTTATTTAAGCTCCAGCTTAACTTAATTCCCCCAACTCTGGACGTGATCTCTGAAGCCGCATTAAAAGCTAGAGAGCTGGACCTATCAACCTACGATGCTTGCTACATGGTCGTCGCCGAAGCGTTAGCTGCAAACCTAATAACAGCTGATGAAAAGCTTTACGAAAAATGCAAGGAAAACAAATTAACATTCCTCCTCAAGGATCTTGACGAAAAATGGAGAATCGCGTAA
- a CDS encoding type II toxin-antitoxin system VapC family toxin, giving the protein MRYIDSNVFIYPVIADEKTERKAFLARNILLKIAKGLLEAATSSLTWDELVWSVRRLLNLKVAAEEGEKFLRFPNLKLLSVDEKVVKEAQRLVKEYKLKPRDAIHSACAIQNGIKEIVSDDTDLDALKEAKRIRLEEI; this is encoded by the coding sequence ATGAGGTACATTGATTCAAACGTGTTCATTTACCCTGTAATTGCTGATGAAAAAACAGAAAGGAAAGCGTTTCTAGCGAGGAACATTCTACTAAAAATAGCTAAAGGCCTCCTCGAAGCCGCCACTTCCTCGCTAACTTGGGATGAACTCGTTTGGTCCGTAAGAAGGCTCTTAAACTTGAAGGTGGCGGCCGAAGAGGGAGAAAAATTTCTAAGGTTCCCTAACTTAAAATTGCTAAGCGTAGATGAGAAAGTGGTTAAAGAAGCGCAGAGGCTGGTAAAAGAATATAAATTGAAGCCCAGGGACGCCATTCACTCAGCATGCGCTATCCAAAATGGCATTAAGGAAATCGTAAGCGACGACACAGATCTTGACGCCTTAAAGGAAGCGAAGAGAATTCGATTAGAGGAGATTTAA